The following proteins come from a genomic window of Thermoproteus sp.:
- a CDS encoding MFS transporter, whose product MAEVKARVYWSAAISTMLIWGLEYYDIILFSALAGIFKDLFFPEESPLLAAISTWGAFAATYVVRPLGAILFGHIGDRYGRRISTVLDASAVGVAGLLIGLLPTYRDIGVLAPLALYALRIVQGLGIGGEAGGGATWALELTPKGLRPYVNGVMYSGLSWAVFLTSALTLWAQGYFGSAFTAVGWRVLYIIGVVPALIALAIRLFGVESNEWLAAARKGRIPKAPVAHVWRYWRNFVILILINLGLTLYYYGGSGYWPYIMRDVLAPKMGLNRSLAYSFALQLSAYGGIGAVLGEVLSGFTAARLGVRRAFIPPALGLLAVAPVATYFAFTLSGSATATSFVMGLLFGLAAAPQTLYFAELFPPEVRWTAVSLGWNINAVVGPLGSLAAMFLVMNAPNDATALALYGSSIAVVSAVLVALGAALKPQAS is encoded by the coding sequence ATGGCCGAAGTGAAGGCGAGGGTCTACTGGTCGGCCGCCATATCCACGATGCTCATATGGGGCCTCGAATATTACGACATAATTTTGTTTTCTGCCTTGGCCGGGATTTTCAAGGACCTCTTCTTCCCCGAGGAGTCGCCCCTGCTGGCCGCCATATCGACGTGGGGCGCGTTCGCCGCTACGTATGTGGTCAGGCCCCTCGGCGCCATACTTTTCGGCCATATAGGCGATAGATACGGAAGGCGCATCTCGACGGTCCTAGACGCGAGCGCCGTCGGCGTCGCCGGATTGCTCATAGGCCTGCTCCCGACATATCGCGACATAGGCGTCTTGGCGCCTTTAGCCCTATACGCGTTGAGGATAGTCCAGGGGCTGGGCATCGGCGGGGAGGCGGGAGGCGGCGCCACTTGGGCGTTGGAGCTCACCCCCAAGGGCTTGAGGCCATACGTAAACGGCGTTATGTACTCCGGCCTCTCGTGGGCCGTCTTCCTCACCTCGGCGTTGACGCTGTGGGCCCAGGGCTATTTCGGGAGCGCCTTTACGGCAGTAGGCTGGAGGGTCCTCTACATAATAGGCGTGGTCCCCGCCCTTATAGCTTTAGCCATAAGGCTCTTCGGCGTGGAGTCCAACGAGTGGCTCGCGGCGGCCCGTAAGGGCAGGATACCAAAGGCGCCTGTGGCGCACGTGTGGCGCTATTGGAGGAACTTCGTGATCTTGATATTGATAAACCTAGGCCTTACCCTTTATTATTACGGCGGCTCCGGCTACTGGCCCTACATAATGAGGGACGTACTGGCCCCCAAAATGGGGCTCAACAGGAGCCTGGCATACAGCTTCGCGTTGCAACTATCGGCATATGGAGGAATAGGGGCGGTGTTGGGCGAGGTGCTAAGCGGCTTCACCGCGGCTCGCCTTGGCGTCAGACGCGCCTTCATCCCGCCGGCGCTGGGCCTTCTCGCCGTGGCGCCTGTGGCTACTTATTTCGCCTTTACGTTAAGCGGCTCGGCAACCGCGACCTCCTTCGTGATGGGCCTCCTCTTCGGCCTCGCCGCGGCCCCCCAGACTCTATACTTCGCCGAGCTGTTTCCTCCAGAAGTCAGATGGACCGCCGTCTCGTTGGGCTGGAACATTAACGCGGTGGTCGGCCCCCTCGGCTCTCTAGCGGCCATGTTCTTAGTCATGAACGCTCCGAACGACGCGACGGCGTTGGCGCTTTACGGCTCGTCGATAGCCGTCGTTAGCGCCGTCCTCGTGGCGTTAGGGGCCGCGCTGAAGCCCCAAGCCTCCTAG
- a CDS encoding YncE family protein, which translates to MAVPSIRAALAAALAAVILSTALPTYAPPAIAAIKLGPTYAIYDPSNSYVYELSNVTNGTIVTVKLGPTYAVYDPSNGYVYVLDNNNNTVSVISGTSVIATIPVSPQPAYAVYDPSDGYVYVLNEGDGTVSVISGTSAIAAVPVGRLPVYAVYDPSNGYIYVLNERDGTVSVVSGTSVIATIRVGADPIYAVYNPSNGYMYVLNWLDGTVSVIGTYRVVFAASGLPPGAAWSVTLNGITKSSTGGEIAFAVPPGNYTYSVSAPSGYAASPAGGTIDVTGNVEVQIAFTPTQSALGLLALAVALAVAVLAAAGGGYLWLRRKQKSAGGG; encoded by the coding sequence ATGGCGGTGCCGTCTATACGCGCCGCGTTGGCGGCGGCGCTGGCCGCCGTAATTCTATCCACGGCGCTCCCGACATATGCACCGCCGGCGATAGCCGCAATAAAATTGGGGCCGACATATGCGATCTATGATCCGTCAAACAGCTATGTGTATGAACTCAGTAACGTCACGAACGGCACGATAGTCACAGTAAAATTGGGGCCGACATACGCGGTCTACGACCCATCTAACGGCTACGTGTACGTGCTCGATAACAACAATAATACGGTCTCTGTCATTTCCGGCACATCCGTCATCGCGACGATACCGGTGAGCCCACAGCCGGCGTATGCCGTCTACGACCCATCCGACGGCTACGTGTATGTGCTCAACGAAGGCGATGGTACCGTCTCAGTCATTTCTGGTACGTCGGCCATCGCCGCCGTACCGGTGGGCCGGTTGCCAGTGTACGCAGTCTACGATCCGTCGAACGGCTACATATACGTACTAAATGAGCGTGATGGTACCGTCTCTGTCGTTTCTGGTACGTCTGTGATTGCGACGATACGAGTAGGCGCAGACCCCATATACGCCGTCTATAATCCGTCTAACGGCTATATGTATGTGCTCAATTGGCTCGACGGCACCGTTTCGGTGATCGGCACATATAGGGTCGTCTTTGCGGCGAGCGGCTTACCTCCCGGCGCCGCTTGGTCAGTGACCCTCAACGGCATTACGAAGTCCTCCACCGGCGGCGAAATCGCGTTCGCCGTACCTCCTGGCAACTACACGTATTCCGTCAGTGCGCCTAGCGGCTATGCGGCGTCGCCAGCAGGCGGCACTATCGACGTGACTGGCAACGTCGAGGTCCAGATAGCCTTCACGCCGACCCAGTCGGCCCTGGGTTTATTGGCTCTGGCGGTCGCCTTGGCCGTGGCCGTCTTGGCCGCGGCCGGAGGGGGCTACCTCTGGCTTAGGCGCAAGCAGAAGAGCGCCGGCGGAGGCTAG
- a CDS encoding glucose 1-dehydrogenase: protein MATGLSGKVALVTGASRGIGAAIARELHARGAYVAINYNSSREQAEALKKQLGDRAEIFRADVSKRAEVRAMVDEVVKTFGGIDIVVNNAGVMELMPFDQLDEERFDRMWAINVKGPIYVTLEALPHLKKSRGAVVNVASIAGLGTALANTTYYAVTKAALIALTRRLAFDLAPFGIRVNAVAPSWIETDLTTRGRTREEVERAKVDIINRTALRALATPEDIARAVAFLASEEARLITGQVLVVDGGRIDYLTHGI from the coding sequence ATGGCGACCGGTCTGTCGGGCAAAGTCGCGTTGGTCACAGGCGCCTCTAGGGGCATAGGGGCCGCCATAGCCCGCGAGCTACACGCCAGGGGCGCTTATGTGGCCATAAACTACAACTCGTCTAGAGAGCAAGCCGAGGCCTTGAAGAAGCAACTCGGCGATAGGGCCGAGATATTTAGGGCGGACGTGTCCAAAAGGGCTGAGGTCAGGGCCATGGTGGACGAAGTGGTCAAGACCTTCGGCGGGATAGACATAGTGGTGAACAACGCCGGCGTCATGGAGCTGATGCCCTTCGACCAGCTGGACGAAGAGCGTTTCGACAGGATGTGGGCTATTAACGTCAAGGGTCCTATCTACGTGACGCTGGAGGCCCTGCCCCACCTCAAAAAGTCCAGGGGGGCCGTGGTCAACGTGGCCTCTATAGCGGGCTTGGGGACGGCCCTCGCCAATACTACCTACTACGCCGTGACTAAGGCCGCCTTGATCGCGTTGACGAGGAGGCTCGCCTTCGATCTGGCGCCCTTCGGCATTAGAGTCAACGCGGTGGCGCCGAGCTGGATAGAGACCGACTTGACGACTAGAGGCAGGACGCGCGAGGAGGTCGAGAGGGCCAAGGTCGATATAATAAACAGGACGGCGCTTCGGGCTCTCGCCACGCCGGAGGATATAGCCAGGGCGGTGGCGTTTTTGGCGTCGGAGGAGGCCAGGTTAATCACGGGGCAGGTGCTGGTGGTCGACGGCGGCAGGATCGACTACTTGACGCATGGCATATAG
- a CDS encoding sodium:calcium antiporter, producing MEQLVYHFGELVVGILLTIFAGLLVEQLVYHFGARLGRSTAGVAMTIAPIITSSPELAVFLIALLEGKADVAWASIVAQPFMASTVIYPAIIIAALAAWALRKRPTRLPHVHRYIAVPLLVFTLPLIPILALHPERYGLYGRIYGLVLIAVYFIYANKTLGIKAAEPTESPRLYLRNWPLQTAAAVAAMYVGSESLVRGIAGVGSSLGLDEAALAVVLIPVATVLPESITGLIFVVKGKDDEGIGAIVGEKALYSTFYPGLAMAAGIYSLDPITASALIIAVVISLLEVAAIWRGYFGLTAPLGLAGYLWYVASYL from the coding sequence GTGGAGCAGCTCGTATATCATTTCGGCGAGCTCGTCGTAGGGATCCTCCTGACGATTTTCGCGGGCCTCCTCGTGGAGCAACTCGTATATCATTTCGGCGCTAGGCTCGGCAGATCTACCGCAGGGGTCGCGATGACCATAGCCCCCATAATCACGTCGAGCCCCGAGCTCGCCGTGTTCCTCATAGCGCTCCTTGAGGGCAAGGCGGACGTGGCTTGGGCCTCTATAGTCGCACAGCCCTTTATGGCCTCGACTGTGATATACCCGGCCATAATAATCGCCGCGCTGGCCGCTTGGGCGTTACGCAAAAGGCCGACGCGCTTGCCCCACGTACATAGATATATAGCGGTCCCCCTCCTCGTGTTCACGTTGCCACTAATACCTATCCTCGCGTTGCATCCAGAACGATACGGGCTCTACGGCAGGATCTACGGACTCGTCCTCATCGCCGTCTACTTCATCTACGCGAACAAGACTCTAGGCATAAAGGCGGCGGAGCCCACGGAGTCCCCTCGTTTATACCTAAGGAACTGGCCCCTCCAGACTGCGGCCGCAGTCGCGGCCATGTATGTAGGTAGCGAGTCGTTGGTCCGGGGAATAGCCGGCGTCGGCTCTTCGTTGGGCCTCGACGAGGCCGCGCTTGCGGTGGTGTTGATACCTGTGGCGACCGTGTTGCCCGAGTCCATAACGGGCCTAATCTTCGTGGTCAAGGGCAAAGACGACGAGGGGATCGGCGCAATTGTCGGGGAGAAGGCACTTTACAGCACTTTCTATCCCGGCCTCGCGATGGCCGCCGGCATCTACTCCCTGGACCCCATAACCGCATCGGCCCTAATCATCGCCGTAGTTATTTCGCTCCTAGAGGTCGCCGCCATATGGCGGGGCTATTTCGGCCTGACGGCGCCGTTAGGCCTAGCGGGATATTTGTGGTATGTCGCGTCCTACCTCTAA
- a CDS encoding DUF192 domain-containing protein yields MAYRLALAAAVAIVAALIAALALSNRGAAQDDPFAETAEVLLDGRPYVVYLADTPAKWVRGYMNATSYDPRGVGAIGMLFLFDKNATWCFWMHDTPIWLKIIWVQGTEVTKAAIANPFNDTAVCGYGDKALEVDPEIPTPTHVSLRLTETGGR; encoded by the coding sequence ATGGCATATAGGCTGGCGCTTGCGGCCGCTGTGGCGATAGTGGCGGCGCTTATAGCGGCCCTGGCCTTATCGAATAGAGGCGCGGCTCAAGACGACCCCTTCGCCGAGACCGCCGAAGTCCTGCTCGACGGGAGGCCCTACGTGGTCTATCTAGCCGATACGCCCGCAAAATGGGTTAGGGGATATATGAACGCGACCTCCTACGACCCGAGGGGGGTGGGGGCTATCGGCATGCTCTTCCTGTTCGACAAAAACGCCACGTGGTGCTTCTGGATGCACGACACGCCCATATGGCTCAAGATCATATGGGTGCAGGGCACTGAGGTCACCAAGGCCGCAATCGCCAATCCATTCAACGACACGGCCGTATGCGGATACGGCGACAAGGCCCTCGAGGTGGACCCGGAAATCCCGACGCCTACACATGTCAGTCTGCGTCTGACGGAGACAGGGGGCCGTTAA
- a CDS encoding DUF4147 domain-containing protein — MSRPTSNIIRTILEASDLRRAVATKGGKLGRVRVVAVGKGSIAMLSGLDEIAEIIDGIAISPTAGPVPRGVKLMLSDHPVPTKRSFEAGRAVLDYVSSLGRGETLVLLVSGGASSLMEVPLVPEDEFLEAWRVLLRGGLDIHELNAVRKRLSAIKGGRLGHIAASKGVEVVNLIASDVPCDDPSDVGSGPGVPDRTTPDEAYLYLKVRGLWDRLPESVKALIASKRGVKDTPSDFPHRAVVVARNADVLEAVRRITGGHIVTSCLVGEAREVGRAAAYIARELGTPVIFGGEPTVTVRGNGKGGRTSEFALSFALSSFGDLAVLALATDGLDGNTGAAGVWADPGLLSDIASLGLDVGKLFEENNTFEPFEATGRVVRTGPTGSNLNLVFYVDRWDRLKGLLG, encoded by the coding sequence ATGTCGCGTCCTACCTCTAACATAATACGGACGATATTAGAAGCGTCGGACCTCCGCAGAGCCGTAGCGACCAAGGGCGGAAAGTTGGGTCGAGTGAGAGTAGTGGCTGTGGGCAAGGGCTCTATTGCTATGTTGAGCGGGCTGGACGAAATAGCGGAGATTATAGACGGCATCGCGATATCGCCCACGGCTGGGCCGGTCCCGAGGGGCGTCAAGTTAATGTTGTCGGATCACCCGGTGCCTACCAAGAGGAGCTTCGAGGCGGGCAGAGCTGTGTTGGACTACGTCAGCTCGTTGGGCAGAGGAGAGACCCTCGTCCTTTTGGTCTCGGGCGGCGCCTCGAGCTTGATGGAGGTGCCACTGGTGCCCGAAGACGAATTCCTAGAGGCGTGGCGCGTCTTGTTGAGGGGAGGCCTCGATATCCACGAGCTGAACGCCGTGAGGAAAAGGCTTTCCGCCATAAAGGGCGGGAGGCTGGGCCACATAGCGGCGAGCAAGGGCGTCGAGGTCGTAAACTTGATAGCGAGCGACGTGCCTTGCGATGACCCCTCGGACGTCGGCTCCGGCCCCGGGGTGCCGGACAGGACCACTCCGGATGAGGCCTACCTCTACCTAAAGGTCAGAGGCCTCTGGGACAGACTTCCCGAGTCCGTCAAGGCCCTAATAGCCTCCAAGAGGGGCGTTAAAGACACTCCGTCCGATTTCCCCCATAGGGCTGTCGTGGTGGCGAGAAACGCGGACGTGTTGGAGGCCGTCAGGAGAATTACAGGAGGCCATATAGTCACCTCGTGTCTGGTCGGCGAGGCGCGCGAAGTGGGCAGGGCCGCGGCCTATATCGCCAGAGAGCTGGGGACGCCTGTGATTTTCGGAGGAGAGCCCACGGTGACAGTGAGGGGAAACGGGAAGGGCGGCAGGACCAGCGAGTTCGCCCTCTCCTTCGCTCTGTCTTCGTTCGGCGACCTCGCCGTGCTCGCGCTGGCCACAGACGGGCTGGACGGCAATACGGGCGCCGCAGGGGTCTGGGCCGACCCCGGCCTCCTCTCCGACATCGCCTCGTTGGGCCTCGACGTGGGGAAGCTCTTCGAGGAAAACAATACCTTCGAGCCCTTTGAGGCCACGGGCCGAGTCGTCAGGACAGGCCCCACGGGCTCCAATCTAAACCTAGTGTTCTACGTGGATCGGTGGGACAGACTGAAGGGCCTATTGGGCTGA
- a CDS encoding SLC13 family permease: MSLYKEVVASIALAVLIGGLAVKSKFPKVPAWSIMAFASFIVTAGGLVPFDELGSVIDLNVVLFLIGMFSIVSMAESSGLLDAIAYWFLNRVNSTKALLTTLSLLFGLLSAFTVNDAVALMGPPIVATAARISGIELEPLVLLLAFSVTIGSVMSPIGNPQNVLIAVQSGIATPLLTFLEYLSIPTLINLLVLSQLIARWYRVPARRLSAAFVPSEYIKNRRDAYLAGGALLAVISALLINDVLTLLGLPHVDNIGFIPFVVAAAVYIFSSEPRRVLEEVNWGTIVFFISMFIMMGGVWNSGLLQPAVGVLMPERRGALADIAAITAESLLFSQALSNVPFTEFFIQYMKSLGYGPHDGWAWLTLASAATIAGNLTLLGAASNIIILEVIESKYSTTIKFGEFSKIGALITAINLALYFPFLYLASAQ; encoded by the coding sequence ATGAGCCTCTATAAGGAGGTCGTCGCCTCGATCGCGCTTGCGGTTTTAATCGGCGGGCTGGCCGTAAAGTCCAAGTTCCCAAAGGTGCCGGCGTGGTCGATTATGGCCTTTGCCTCCTTCATAGTGACAGCCGGAGGCTTGGTGCCCTTCGACGAGTTGGGCTCGGTCATAGACCTCAACGTCGTGTTGTTCCTAATAGGCATGTTCTCAATAGTCTCTATGGCCGAATCTTCGGGGCTTCTGGACGCAATAGCGTACTGGTTCCTCAATAGGGTCAACTCCACTAAGGCTCTCTTGACCACCTTGTCGCTTCTCTTCGGCTTGCTGTCGGCGTTTACCGTAAACGACGCCGTCGCTCTAATGGGCCCTCCTATTGTCGCGACTGCGGCCAGAATTTCGGGCATAGAGCTCGAGCCGTTGGTGTTGCTCTTGGCGTTTTCGGTGACCATAGGTTCGGTCATGTCGCCGATTGGGAACCCCCAAAACGTGCTCATAGCGGTCCAGTCCGGCATCGCAACCCCGTTGCTGACCTTCTTGGAGTACCTATCTATCCCCACGCTCATAAACCTCCTAGTGCTTTCACAACTAATAGCGAGGTGGTACCGCGTCCCCGCGCGGCGCCTATCTGCGGCTTTTGTGCCCAGCGAGTATATAAAGAACAGACGAGACGCCTACCTCGCAGGCGGCGCCCTCCTGGCGGTAATATCGGCGTTGCTCATAAACGACGTGCTGACCCTCTTGGGCCTCCCCCATGTCGACAACATCGGCTTTATCCCCTTCGTCGTAGCCGCAGCCGTGTATATTTTCTCGTCGGAGCCTAGGCGAGTACTAGAGGAGGTGAACTGGGGCACGATCGTCTTCTTCATAAGCATGTTTATAATGATGGGGGGCGTTTGGAACAGCGGCTTGCTCCAACCGGCAGTAGGCGTCTTAATGCCAGAGAGGAGGGGAGCCTTAGCGGACATTGCGGCCATCACGGCGGAGTCGCTTCTATTCAGCCAAGCCCTATCGAACGTGCCCTTCACCGAGTTCTTCATCCAATACATGAAGTCCTTAGGCTACGGCCCCCACGACGGGTGGGCCTGGCTGACTCTGGCCTCGGCCGCCACAATAGCCGGCAATTTGACCCTATTGGGCGCTGCCTCCAACATCATAATATTAGAGGTAATTGAAAGCAAATACTCCACCACGATAAAATTCGGCGAGTTCTCCAAGATAGGCGCCTTAATCACCGCGATAAATCTGGCTTTATACTTCCCCTTCCTCTACTTGGCCTCAGCCCAATAG
- the guaA gene encoding glutamine-hydrolyzing GMP synthase, giving the protein MRKALVVNFGGQYAHLIARRLREAGLYAVLIEPEGVVDALKDPEVAALVLSGGPKSVLEGGPTLPIDALKVDVPVLGICYGHQLLAKALGGKVERGPGEYGNTKVRTIRGDPLLEGFDVEEVVWMSHADYVAEPPPGFEVLAVSERGYIAAMRSTERPIYGVQFHPEVSHTAKGRALFKNFVERIVGVEPSQRWDPASQVPKIVEEIRRAVGPQEKVLVAVSGGVDSTVTAVLVSRAVGDRAVPIFIDHGLFREGEPQEVLSALRGLGLNVVYVDASERFLTRLEGVTDCEERRRIIGETFAEVFVEAARRIDGAAWLAQGTLYPDVIESGAVRGADRIKSHHNVAGLPQWLGLKVLEPLRDFYKDEVRAIAKALGLPDELVRRHPFPGPGLAVRVMGRFTKRKLEIARRATRIVEEELKRAGLYYDVWQAFATVGDDMWVGVKGDARAEGHVIIVRVVQSEDAMTADWPALDREVLSKISSRITSEIPEVTMVAYAVTPKPPATIEPC; this is encoded by the coding sequence ATGAGGAAGGCCCTCGTCGTCAACTTCGGCGGCCAGTACGCACACCTCATAGCTAGGCGTCTGAGGGAGGCCGGCCTCTATGCGGTGTTGATAGAGCCCGAAGGCGTTGTGGATGCCCTCAAGGACCCGGAGGTAGCCGCCTTGGTGCTGTCGGGAGGGCCCAAGAGCGTGTTGGAGGGAGGGCCCACGTTGCCCATAGACGCGCTTAAGGTCGACGTGCCAGTGTTGGGCATATGTTACGGCCATCAGCTCTTGGCGAAGGCCCTAGGCGGCAAGGTCGAAAGGGGGCCTGGGGAATACGGAAACACCAAGGTGAGGACGATTAGGGGCGATCCCCTCCTCGAGGGCTTCGACGTGGAGGAGGTAGTCTGGATGAGCCACGCGGACTACGTGGCGGAGCCGCCTCCGGGCTTCGAGGTCCTCGCGGTCTCGGAGCGGGGCTATATCGCCGCGATGAGGTCGACCGAACGGCCCATATACGGAGTTCAATTCCACCCGGAGGTCTCCCATACGGCGAAGGGCAGGGCGCTCTTTAAGAACTTCGTGGAGAGGATAGTAGGAGTCGAGCCGTCGCAGAGGTGGGACCCGGCGTCGCAAGTGCCCAAGATAGTGGAGGAGATAAGGAGGGCAGTGGGGCCTCAGGAGAAGGTGTTGGTGGCGGTCAGCGGGGGCGTGGACAGCACGGTCACCGCCGTGTTGGTCTCTAGGGCGGTCGGCGACCGCGCCGTGCCGATATTTATAGACCACGGCCTCTTTAGGGAGGGGGAGCCCCAAGAGGTCCTGTCGGCGTTGAGGGGCCTCGGGCTCAACGTGGTCTATGTCGACGCGTCGGAGAGGTTCTTGACGAGACTGGAGGGCGTGACGGACTGCGAGGAGCGCCGGAGGATTATAGGCGAGACGTTCGCCGAAGTCTTCGTGGAGGCCGCGAGGAGGATAGACGGAGCGGCTTGGCTGGCCCAAGGGACGTTGTATCCCGACGTGATAGAGAGCGGAGCCGTCAGGGGCGCCGATAGGATTAAAAGCCACCACAACGTCGCGGGTCTGCCGCAGTGGCTCGGGCTCAAGGTGTTGGAGCCTCTGAGGGACTTCTATAAGGACGAGGTGAGGGCTATAGCCAAGGCGTTGGGGCTGCCCGACGAGCTGGTGCGCAGACATCCCTTCCCCGGCCCCGGGCTAGCCGTTAGGGTGATGGGCCGCTTCACTAAGAGGAAGCTGGAGATCGCGAGGAGGGCCACGCGTATAGTCGAAGAGGAGTTGAAGAGGGCCGGCCTGTATTACGACGTATGGCAAGCCTTCGCAACAGTCGGCGACGACATGTGGGTAGGAGTGAAGGGGGACGCCAGAGCCGAGGGCCATGTAATCATCGTGAGGGTCGTCCAGAGCGAGGACGCGATGACTGCCGACTGGCCCGCGCTCGACAGGGAGGTCCTCTCCAAGATCTCGAGCAGAATAACCTCCGAGATCCCCGAAGTCACCATGGTGGCATATGCCGTGACGCCCAAGCCCCCGGCCACTATAGAGCCCTGTTAG
- a CDS encoding 1-(5-phosphoribosyl)-5-[(5-phosphoribosylamino)methylideneamino] imidazole-4-carboxamide isomerase — protein MLVIPSIDLEGGRAVKRIRGERGKYVFVGDPLELARRFSKAPLVHIVDLDGAETGTLANIDTAYSISKELEGRCQLGGGLRSLESIGRALEVCDYAVVSTLPFTDWALFKEALRLYGSLVVSLDVLNGYVMGGGWTKRLLKFDEAVERLRGLDLPAVIYTSINVEGTGAGPLFESVKALRDVADRVYYAGGVSNCSHLDVLKDAGFDGVVVGYALYRGDLSCVKDFEY, from the coding sequence GTGCTGGTAATTCCCTCCATAGACCTAGAGGGCGGCAGAGCCGTCAAGAGGATTAGAGGGGAGAGGGGGAAGTACGTCTTCGTGGGCGATCCCTTAGAGCTGGCTAGGCGTTTCTCCAAGGCGCCTTTAGTGCATATAGTGGACCTCGACGGGGCGGAGACGGGAACTCTCGCCAATATAGATACCGCCTATTCCATCTCTAAAGAGCTCGAAGGCCGCTGTCAGCTGGGCGGAGGGCTTAGGTCTCTTGAGTCCATAGGGCGGGCCTTGGAGGTTTGCGACTACGCGGTGGTGAGCACACTGCCCTTTACGGACTGGGCCCTATTTAAGGAGGCCTTGAGGCTGTACGGGAGCCTAGTGGTCTCTCTAGACGTCTTGAACGGATACGTGATGGGCGGCGGGTGGACCAAACGCCTCTTGAAATTTGATGAGGCGGTGGAGAGGCTGAGGGGGCTCGACTTGCCTGCAGTCATCTACACTTCAATTAACGTCGAGGGGACCGGCGCGGGGCCTCTTTTCGAGTCGGTAAAGGCGTTGAGAGACGTGGCGGATAGGGTGTACTACGCGGGCGGGGTCTCCAATTGCTCCCATCTGGACGTATTGAAGGACGCCGGCTTCGACGGAGTCGTGGTCGGCTACGCCCTATATAGAGGCGACCTCTCTTGTGTGAAGGACTTCGAGTACTAA
- a CDS encoding FAD-linked oxidase C-terminal domain-containing protein, with protein MKELRRKFGDRFVDDPAFLSLYSREASFEEPTARPLGVVFPKTEEEVVWLVRWAYETETPLFSQGSATSLSGNTVATKPGLVVSFERMNEVLEVNPTDSYVVVQPGIRLEELNVELSRYGVFFPVDPGSVKSATVGGAIANGAGGMRGAKYGTMRDWVLGLHVVTGKGDLLKMGCRTLKCRNGYDLVRLIVGSEGTLGLVTEAVLRIAPLPESAVAVLAYYNDLGALVEDVVRIRGARIWPLFAEFLGPAESKEVGLEERYTLFLGVDVSKGAEQSALARLKELVRGYVAREAMGLDAAMELLEPRRKLFSAQVSLMKRQLGSEGVLVIEDVIVPVSKLPEAARRIVELAQRLEVPLSMGGHVGDGNLHPTTWFRRGDVEGAKRARAFIEGLGKIAVELGGSISAEHGIGTLKRELLRLELEPQVLEYMKALKAVFDPKGILNPGKIL; from the coding sequence ATGAAGGAGTTGAGGAGGAAGTTCGGCGACCGCTTTGTGGACGACCCCGCATTTCTCTCGCTTTACTCCCGCGAGGCCTCCTTCGAGGAGCCCACCGCGAGGCCTTTAGGCGTGGTCTTCCCCAAGACCGAGGAGGAGGTGGTCTGGCTTGTGAGGTGGGCCTACGAGACCGAGACCCCTCTGTTCTCTCAAGGCTCCGCCACGAGTCTGTCTGGAAACACAGTGGCGACCAAGCCGGGGCTCGTGGTGAGCTTCGAGCGCATGAACGAAGTCTTAGAGGTAAACCCCACAGACTCCTACGTCGTCGTTCAGCCCGGCATTAGGCTGGAGGAGCTGAACGTAGAGCTGTCCAGATACGGCGTGTTCTTCCCCGTGGACCCCGGCTCGGTGAAGTCCGCGACGGTGGGGGGCGCTATAGCCAACGGCGCGGGCGGCATGCGCGGCGCCAAGTACGGCACCATGAGGGATTGGGTGTTGGGGCTCCACGTGGTCACGGGCAAGGGGGACCTCCTCAAGATGGGCTGTAGGACCCTCAAGTGTAGGAACGGCTACGACTTGGTCAGACTCATAGTGGGCAGCGAGGGCACCTTGGGCCTCGTCACCGAGGCAGTCTTGAGGATTGCGCCGTTGCCCGAATCGGCGGTCGCCGTATTGGCCTACTATAACGACCTAGGCGCCTTAGTGGAAGACGTGGTGAGGATCAGAGGGGCCAGGATATGGCCTCTATTCGCCGAATTTCTAGGGCCTGCCGAATCCAAAGAGGTGGGGCTCGAGGAGAGATATACGCTGTTCTTGGGGGTCGACGTGAGCAAAGGTGCCGAACAATCGGCGTTGGCTAGGCTCAAAGAGCTCGTGAGGGGGTATGTAGCCAGGGAGGCCATGGGGCTCGACGCCGCGATGGAGCTACTAGAGCCTCGACGCAAACTATTCAGCGCGCAGGTCTCGTTGATGAAAAGACAGCTCGGCAGCGAGGGGGTCCTAGTCATAGAGGACGTCATAGTCCCCGTCTCCAAGTTGCCCGAAGCCGCCAGGAGGATCGTCGAGTTGGCCCAAAGGCTGGAGGTCCCCTTGTCCATGGGCGGACATGTGGGCGACGGCAACCTACACCCCACCACTTGGTTCAGGAGAGGCGACGTCGAGGGGGCCAAAAGGGCCAGGGCGTTCATAGAGGGGCTGGGCAAAATAGCAGTAGAGCTGGGTGGTAGCATTTCGGCAGAACACGGAATAGGGACCCTCAAGCGCGAACTATTAAGGCTGGAGCTCGAGCCGCAGGTCCTTGAGTACATGAAGGCCCTCAAGGCGGTCTTCGACCCCAAGGGCATACTTAATCCCGGCAAAATCCTATGA